One region of Mucilaginibacter sp. 14171R-50 genomic DNA includes:
- a CDS encoding PIN domain-containing protein, whose amino-acid sequence MRALLDTNIIIHREAERLQNEDIGFLFNWLDRLKIEKCIHPATVTELNNYGNEQAVKRMNVKIGNYNILKTIAPLAEEVQKLSATLDKTQNDRVDTQLLNEVYSGRVDFIITEDKNIHTKGSLLGISSKIFKIDEYLEKAAAENPNLVDYTVLAVKKQYFGEVNLTDSFFNSFREDYAEFDSWFIKKSDETCYVCFQDSTLSAFLYIKVEGADENYADITPSFSRRKRLKVGTLKVTANGFKIGERFLKIIFDNALVNKVDEIYVTVFDKTTEHERLISLLEDYGFTFYGDKTSGNGIEKVYTKPFGSAAIIDKAHPKIGYPYISDDSDIFIAPIYPDYHTELFPDSILRTESPKDFVENEPHRNAISKVYISRSWERGLQPGDRLVFYRTGGYHVGVATTVGVVESIITDIPDVRTFIRLCRKRSVFTDEELVKHWNHQPGNHPFIVNFLYVGSFKRRPNLKWLIDNQVIADVNSVPRGFSRISQQDFDNIVKYSRNL is encoded by the coding sequence ATGAGAGCCTTGCTTGACACCAATATTATAATACACCGTGAGGCGGAACGTTTGCAAAACGAAGATATCGGTTTCCTTTTTAATTGGCTTGACCGTCTAAAGATCGAAAAGTGCATTCATCCAGCTACTGTTACCGAATTGAATAATTATGGCAATGAGCAAGCTGTTAAACGAATGAATGTTAAGATCGGCAATTATAATATACTCAAAACGATCGCACCTTTGGCTGAAGAGGTACAAAAGTTATCTGCCACATTAGATAAAACGCAAAATGATCGTGTAGATACGCAACTGCTAAATGAAGTATACTCGGGTCGCGTAGATTTTATAATTACTGAGGACAAGAATATTCATACCAAAGGTAGCCTACTTGGAATCAGTTCTAAAATATTCAAAATTGACGAATATTTAGAAAAGGCGGCGGCAGAGAATCCAAACTTAGTCGATTATACGGTACTCGCCGTTAAAAAGCAGTATTTCGGCGAAGTAAATCTAACGGATTCGTTTTTTAACTCATTTCGTGAGGATTATGCGGAGTTTGATAGTTGGTTCATTAAAAAGTCTGATGAAACTTGCTACGTATGTTTTCAGGACAGTACTTTAAGCGCCTTCTTATATATAAAGGTAGAGGGTGCGGATGAAAATTATGCAGATATAACGCCATCATTTTCACGTAGAAAACGATTGAAAGTGGGGACGCTAAAAGTAACCGCGAATGGATTTAAAATCGGTGAACGGTTTTTGAAGATAATTTTCGATAATGCGCTGGTCAATAAAGTCGATGAAATATATGTTACGGTTTTTGATAAGACCACCGAACATGAACGACTCATTTCTTTACTTGAGGACTACGGTTTCACATTTTACGGTGATAAGACAAGTGGAAATGGCATCGAAAAAGTTTACACCAAACCATTTGGAAGCGCAGCCATAATTGACAAAGCCCACCCAAAAATAGGATATCCTTACATATCAGATGATAGCGACATTTTTATTGCCCCTATTTATCCTGATTATCATACTGAATTGTTCCCGGATTCGATTCTCCGGACTGAAAGCCCGAAGGATTTTGTTGAGAATGAGCCACATCGAAACGCTATCAGCAAAGTGTATATATCCCGTTCATGGGAACGTGGTCTACAACCTGGCGACCGACTTGTTTTTTACCGTACCGGCGGTTATCATGTTGGTGTTGCGACGACTGTTGGTGTGGTCGAATCAATAATTACTGACATCCCAGACGTGAGGACGTTTATCCGGTTGTGCCGCAAGCGCAGCGTATTCACCGACGAAGAATTGGTGAAACATTGGAATCATCAACCAGGCAATCATCCATTTATTGTGAACTTTCTCTACGTCGGTTCGTTTAAAAGAAGACCAAACTTAAAATGGCTGATCGATAACCAGGTTATTGCTGACGTCAATAGCGTTCCACGTGGATTTAGCAGGATTAGTCAGCAAGATTTTGATAATATTGTAAAATATTCGAGGAACTTATGA
- the accC gene encoding acetyl-CoA carboxylase biotin carboxylase subunit, with product MFKKILIANRGEIALRIIRTCKEMGIKTVAVYSTADRDSLHVRFADEAVCIGPPASRDSYLNIPNIISAAELTNADAIHPGYGFLSENAKFSAICAEYGIKFIGATSDQINRMGDKASAKETMKKAGVPIVPGSEGLLTDVKQGINIANKIGYPVILKATAGGGGRGMRIVWKDSEFENAWDSARAESGAAFGNDGLYLEKYVEDPRHIEIQVVGDQYGKVCHLSERDCSIQRRHQKLVEEAPSPFMTEKLRKKMGDAAIKGAKAVKYEGAGTVEFLVDKNRNFYFMEMNTRIQVEHPVTEEVINFDLIKEQIKVAAGIPISGKNYEPTMHAIECRINAEDPANNFRPSPGKITNFHSPGGHGVRVDTHVYSGYIIPPNYDSMIAKVICMAQTRDEALSTMERALSEFVIEGVKTTIPFHLKLLQDPNFRAGNFTTKFMETFEY from the coding sequence ATGTTTAAAAAAATATTAATAGCTAACCGGGGTGAAATTGCCTTGCGAATCATTCGTACCTGTAAAGAGATGGGCATTAAAACGGTAGCTGTATACTCAACCGCCGATCGTGATAGTTTACACGTGCGCTTTGCCGATGAAGCTGTATGTATTGGCCCCCCGGCAAGCCGCGACTCCTACTTAAATATCCCAAATATTATATCGGCAGCCGAGCTTACGAATGCCGACGCAATACACCCGGGGTACGGTTTTTTATCAGAAAACGCTAAGTTTTCGGCTATTTGCGCCGAGTATGGCATTAAGTTTATTGGCGCTACCTCTGATCAGATCAACCGGATGGGCGATAAAGCTTCGGCAAAAGAAACCATGAAGAAAGCGGGCGTGCCTATCGTTCCGGGCTCAGAAGGGTTATTGACTGATGTAAAGCAAGGCATTAACATTGCCAACAAAATAGGTTACCCGGTTATACTAAAGGCAACAGCCGGCGGTGGCGGCCGTGGTATGCGTATTGTTTGGAAAGACAGCGAATTTGAAAACGCATGGGATAGCGCGCGTGCCGAATCGGGCGCGGCCTTTGGTAACGATGGCCTTTACCTCGAAAAATACGTGGAAGACCCGCGCCATATCGAGATACAGGTAGTGGGCGACCAGTACGGCAAAGTTTGCCATTTATCTGAGCGCGACTGCTCCATACAACGCCGCCATCAAAAACTGGTGGAAGAAGCCCCCTCGCCGTTTATGACAGAAAAACTGCGTAAAAAAATGGGCGATGCCGCTATTAAAGGGGCAAAAGCCGTTAAATACGAAGGTGCCGGTACGGTGGAGTTTTTGGTTGACAAGAACCGGAACTTCTACTTTATGGAGATGAACACCCGTATACAGGTTGAACATCCGGTTACCGAAGAGGTGATCAATTTCGACCTGATAAAAGAACAGATAAAGGTGGCTGCAGGTATACCAATATCAGGCAAAAATTACGAGCCAACCATGCATGCCATTGAGTGCCGTATAAACGCCGAAGACCCTGCTAACAACTTCCGCCCTTCGCCGGGTAAAATAACAAACTTTCACTCGCCGGGTGGCCATGGTGTACGCGTAGATACGCACGTTTACAGCGGCTACATAATCCCGCCGAATTACGATTCAATGATTGCCAAGGTTATTTGCATGGCGCAAACACGCGATGAGGCCTTATCGACCATGGAGCGTGCGTTAAGCGAGTTTGTGATAGAGGGTGTTAAAACCACTATTCCGTTCCATTTAAAACTGCTGCAGGACCCTAACTTCCGTGCCGGGAATTTCACCACCAAATTCATGGAAACGTTCGAATATTAA
- the plsX gene encoding phosphate acyltransferase PlsX, with translation MKIGLDIMGGDYAPRAAVLGAIEASKVLVAGQKLVLIGDKDTALSILHENNFSPDNFEFVHTTEVIGMGEHPTKAVVQKPDSSISVGFNLLKEGAIQAFSSAGNTGAMLVGSMFSVKTIPGVIRPAMTTIIPKLKGGLGILLDVGANADCKPDVLLQFGVLGSLLAQSIYGIANPRVALMNIGEEEEKGNLLLQGTYPLMKATSLFNFVGNIEGRDLFEDNNDVVVCDGFTGNVILKLAESFYVITLKKRFKDEFFDRFNYEQYGGSPILGVNAPVVVGHGISSPEAIKNMVLLSRNMIETNLIDKIKLAFQ, from the coding sequence ATGAAGATTGGCTTAGATATTATGGGCGGCGATTACGCCCCCAGGGCAGCCGTTTTAGGAGCAATTGAAGCCAGCAAGGTTTTGGTTGCCGGGCAAAAACTTGTGCTTATTGGCGACAAGGATACAGCCCTAAGCATTCTTCACGAAAATAATTTTAGCCCAGATAACTTCGAGTTTGTGCACACAACCGAAGTAATTGGCATGGGCGAACACCCCACAAAGGCCGTTGTACAAAAGCCAGACTCCAGCATCAGCGTTGGGTTTAACCTGCTTAAAGAGGGTGCCATACAGGCATTTTCGTCGGCAGGTAATACCGGTGCCATGCTGGTAGGCAGTATGTTTAGCGTAAAAACCATACCCGGTGTAATACGCCCGGCCATGACAACCATTATACCCAAACTTAAAGGCGGTTTGGGTATTTTATTAGATGTAGGCGCCAACGCCGATTGCAAGCCCGATGTGCTTTTACAGTTTGGTGTGTTAGGCAGCCTGCTTGCCCAATCAATTTACGGCATTGCAAACCCCCGCGTTGCGCTGATGAATATTGGCGAAGAGGAAGAAAAAGGCAACCTGCTTTTACAGGGCACCTACCCTTTAATGAAAGCCACCAGCCTGTTTAACTTTGTTGGCAATATTGAAGGGCGCGACCTTTTTGAAGACAATAACGATGTTGTTGTGTGCGACGGTTTTACCGGCAACGTTATTCTGAAACTTGCCGAATCTTTTTACGTTATTACCTTAAAAAAACGATTTAAAGACGAATTTTTTGACCGCTTTAACTACGAGCAATACGGCGGCAGCCCTATACTTGGCGTTAACGCGCCTGTTGTTGTTGGCCACGGCATATCAAGCCCCGAGGCTATTAAAAACATGGTGCTGCTGTCAAGAAACATGATCGAGACCAATCTTATAGACAAAATTAAACTGGCTTTTCAGTAA
- the tatC gene encoding twin-arginine translocase subunit TatC: MSDNKLIKAIKEKGQNMEAEMSFFDHLEALRWHLVRSAIAIVIFTCLAFYFYDFIFDTIIMGPSKPSFWTYRMLCHLGDLLHRDGFCINKINISLLNTEMAGQFTLMINSALLIGITLGFPYLLWEIWRFIRPALHEKERKAASGFVIYASFLFILGVLFGYYVITPESINFLAGFTVSSQIENKFTVDSYLSSVATLTLATGIVFELPILVYVLSSLGILTAKFMRDTRRYAVVIILIIAAVVTPTPDMMTMTVVSIPLFILYEIGILVAGVVEKRKKARENAL, translated from the coding sequence ATGAGCGATAACAAACTTATAAAAGCAATAAAAGAAAAAGGCCAGAACATGGAGGCCGAGATGTCGTTCTTTGATCACCTGGAAGCCCTACGCTGGCACCTGGTGCGTTCGGCCATCGCCATTGTAATTTTTACGTGTTTAGCTTTTTATTTCTACGATTTTATCTTCGATACCATTATCATGGGCCCAAGTAAGCCCAGCTTTTGGACCTATCGCATGTTGTGCCACCTGGGAGATTTGCTTCACCGCGATGGTTTTTGCATCAATAAGATCAACATAAGCCTGCTTAATACCGAGATGGCCGGGCAGTTCACGCTGATGATCAACTCGGCGCTTCTGATAGGTATAACACTTGGTTTCCCGTATTTACTTTGGGAGATCTGGCGTTTTATCCGCCCCGCCTTACACGAAAAAGAGCGCAAGGCTGCATCGGGGTTTGTTATATACGCTTCCTTTTTATTTATCCTCGGTGTTTTGTTCGGCTATTATGTGATCACGCCCGAGTCGATAAATTTCCTTGCCGGGTTTACCGTTAGCTCCCAAATCGAGAATAAGTTTACCGTCGATTCCTACCTGTCGTCTGTTGCTACCCTTACCCTGGCAACAGGTATTGTATTTGAACTGCCAATTTTAGTGTATGTGCTGTCATCATTAGGCATCCTTACCGCCAAGTTTATGCGCGATACGCGCCGTTACGCGGTAGTGATCATCCTGATCATAGCGGCAGTGGTAACGCCTACACCCGATATGATGACCATGACCGTGGTCAGCATCCCGCTGTTCATTCTTTATGAGATAGGTATCCTGGTTGCCGGTGTTGTTGAAAAGCGTAAAAAAGCACGCGAAAACGCGCTGTAA
- the accB gene encoding acetyl-CoA carboxylase biotin carboxyl carrier protein — translation MDIKQIQDLIRFVSKSGVNEVSIEQENFKITIKTNEAPTYVNASIPVQQPQPLAAASAPQPASLPAAAPAPEAAAPVAETSNLITIKSPMIGTFYRSSSPDKPLFVNVGDEISAGTVLCIIEAMKLFNEIESEVSGRIVKVLVDNASPVEYDQPLFLVEPK, via the coding sequence ATGGATATTAAACAGATTCAGGACCTTATACGCTTTGTATCAAAATCAGGCGTAAACGAAGTTTCTATCGAGCAGGAAAATTTTAAGATCACTATAAAAACAAACGAAGCGCCAACTTATGTAAATGCTTCAATTCCTGTGCAGCAGCCACAGCCGCTTGCGGCGGCATCTGCACCGCAGCCCGCAAGCCTGCCTGCCGCGGCGCCTGCTCCTGAAGCAGCAGCACCGGTTGCCGAGACTTCAAACCTCATCACCATCAAATCGCCGATGATTGGTACTTTCTACCGCTCGTCGTCGCCAGATAAGCCTTTATTTGTAAACGTAGGCGACGAAATAAGCGCCGGCACCGTGCTTTGTATCATCGAAGCTATGAAACTGTTCAACGAGATCGAGTCGGAAGTTTCGGGCCGTATCGTTAAAGTACTTGTAGATAACGCATCGCCGGTAGAATACGACCAACCTTTATTTTTAGTAGAACCTAAATAA
- a CDS encoding beta-ketoacyl-ACP synthase III, with amino-acid sequence MSKIHAAITAVNGYVPEYVLTNQELETMVDTNDEWITSRTGIKERRILKGEGLGTSDMAVPAVQGLLKKRGISAEEIDLIIFCTTTPDLPFPATANILAHKIGAKNAWGYDLQAACSGFIFGLATGAQFIESGKHTKVLVVGGDKMSSIINYEDRATCIIFGDGCGCALLEPNTEGYGIIDSVLKSDGAGSQLLYQKSGGSVSPATHETVANKEHFAYQEGQAVFKFAVTNMADVAAEVMERNNLTADDVAWLVPHQANKRIIDATANRTGLTADKVIVNIERYGNTTNGTIPLCLWEWEDKFKKGDNLILAAFGGGFTWGSIYLKWAY; translated from the coding sequence ATGAGCAAAATTCATGCTGCTATTACCGCTGTAAATGGTTACGTACCCGAGTACGTGTTAACCAACCAGGAACTGGAAACAATGGTGGATACCAATGATGAGTGGATCACCAGTCGTACCGGCATTAAAGAGCGAAGGATTTTAAAGGGCGAAGGCCTCGGCACCTCTGATATGGCCGTTCCTGCTGTACAGGGCTTATTAAAAAAGCGCGGCATAAGCGCCGAAGAGATAGACCTGATTATTTTTTGCACCACCACCCCCGATCTTCCTTTCCCGGCTACTGCAAACATACTGGCCCACAAAATTGGCGCTAAAAACGCCTGGGGATACGATCTGCAGGCGGCTTGCTCGGGTTTTATTTTTGGCCTGGCAACAGGCGCCCAGTTTATCGAAAGCGGAAAGCACACCAAGGTACTGGTAGTAGGCGGCGATAAAATGTCGTCCATTATCAATTACGAAGACCGTGCTACCTGTATCATATTTGGCGATGGCTGCGGCTGCGCCCTGCTTGAACCCAACACCGAAGGCTACGGTATCATCGATTCCGTTTTAAAAAGCGACGGCGCGGGCTCGCAGCTGTTGTACCAGAAATCGGGCGGCTCGGTTAGTCCGGCCACGCACGAAACAGTTGCCAACAAAGAGCATTTCGCCTACCAGGAAGGCCAGGCCGTATTTAAGTTTGCCGTAACCAACATGGCCGATGTTGCAGCCGAAGTGATGGAGCGCAACAACCTTACCGCAGATGATGTTGCTTGGCTGGTACCACACCAGGCCAACAAACGCATTATTGATGCCACCGCTAACCGCACAGGCTTAACGGCCGATAAGGTTATTGTTAACATTGAGCGCTACGGTAACACCACAAACGGCACCATACCGCTATGTTTATGGGAGTGGGAAGACAAATTTAAAAAAGGCGACAACCTTATTTTGGCTGCATTTGGCGGCGGGTTTACCTGGGGTTCTATTTATTTAAAATGGGCTTATTAG
- a CDS encoding ATP-binding protein — translation MKQIIFAGGIHGVGKSTLCREITHALSISYLSASEVLKWTDINVDAKNKKVVNISDTQNRLINGLEATIKSGKVYLLDGHYCLFNMDNQVIPVPMETFIKINPIALILVTGSISVIKATLEQRDHKIYDTEVLELMQEREASYANEIAVCLNVPLFIFDKKANNLNNLIKQIHESLA, via the coding sequence ATGAAGCAAATCATTTTTGCAGGCGGCATACATGGTGTTGGAAAAAGCACCCTGTGTCGTGAAATAACACATGCATTATCTATAAGCTACCTCTCAGCCAGCGAAGTTCTCAAATGGACCGATATTAATGTTGATGCTAAGAATAAAAAAGTTGTTAATATTTCCGATACTCAAAATCGGCTAATTAATGGACTTGAAGCTACTATAAAATCGGGCAAAGTCTATCTCCTTGACGGTCATTATTGTTTGTTTAATATGGATAATCAAGTGATACCAGTACCAATGGAGACTTTTATAAAAATAAATCCGATAGCTCTTATCTTAGTTACTGGTTCGATATCTGTGATTAAAGCAACCTTAGAACAAAGAGATCATAAGATTTATGATACCGAAGTGTTAGAACTGATGCAGGAACGAGAGGCGAGTTATGCAAACGAGATCGCCGTCTGCCTCAACGTTCCATTATTTATTTTCGATAAAAAAGCCAACAATCTTAACAACTTAATAAAACAAATTCATGAGAGCCTTGCTTGA
- the rpiB gene encoding ribose 5-phosphate isomerase B: MKKGLKIAIGADHAGFEYKQAILGMFGDNIIFTDHGTYSSESADYPDFAHLVANAVEAGEADYGILLCGSANGVAMTANKHRGIRAALCWKPDVTIPARTHNNANVLCIPARHVSIEDAKTIIEIFLTEEFEGGRHANRVNKIGC, from the coding sequence ATGAAAAAAGGGTTAAAAATAGCCATTGGCGCCGACCATGCCGGCTTTGAGTATAAGCAGGCCATTTTAGGCATGTTTGGTGATAATATCATATTTACCGACCACGGCACTTACTCTTCCGAATCGGCCGATTACCCCGATTTTGCCCACCTGGTTGCCAACGCCGTTGAAGCCGGCGAGGCCGACTATGGCATACTGCTTTGCGGCAGCGCCAATGGCGTGGCCATGACGGCCAATAAACACCGGGGCATACGTGCGGCGTTATGCTGGAAACCCGATGTAACTATCCCGGCACGTACACACAACAATGCAAATGTGCTTTGCATACCAGCCCGCCATGTATCAATTGAGGATGCCAAAACCATTATAGAAATATTCCTGACAGAGGAATTTGAAGGCGGGCGCCATGCAAACCGCGTTAACAAGATTGGCTGCTAA
- the rpmF gene encoding 50S ribosomal protein L32, whose translation MAHPKRKISKSRRDKRRTHYKAEAPTLTTCQTTGAVHLPHRAYTVDGNVYFNGKILIEKAVAV comes from the coding sequence ATGGCACATCCAAAACGGAAAATTTCAAAATCAAGAAGAGATAAACGCAGAACGCATTACAAAGCCGAAGCGCCTACTTTAACTACTTGCCAAACTACTGGTGCGGTACACCTGCCACACAGGGCTTACACTGTTGATGGTAACGTTTACTTCAACGGAAAAATTCTTATCGAAAAGGCTGTAGCAGTTTAA
- a CDS encoding ASCH domain-containing protein — protein sequence MKVVLSIKPEFAFKIFNGTKRFEFRKAIFKNPLVKQVIVYASSPVQRVIGEFEIEEILKCDKKLLWELTKQESGITEDFFFQYFKEKKDGYAIRIKNTTTYENSRCLKEDYNLLPPQSFAYYI from the coding sequence ATGAAAGTCGTATTATCTATTAAACCTGAATTCGCGTTCAAAATTTTCAATGGAACCAAACGCTTTGAATTTAGGAAAGCCATATTTAAAAACCCCCTAGTCAAACAAGTTATCGTTTACGCATCTTCTCCCGTGCAGCGGGTTATCGGGGAGTTTGAAATCGAAGAGATATTGAAGTGTGATAAAAAACTACTATGGGAGTTAACGAAACAAGAATCGGGAATTACCGAAGATTTTTTTTTCCAGTATTTTAAAGAAAAAAAAGATGGCTATGCAATCCGTATAAAAAACACAACAACTTACGAGAATTCGAGATGTTTAAAAGAAGATTATAATCTTCTACCTCCACAATCTTTTGCATACTATATATAG
- a CDS encoding M1 family metallopeptidase, translating to MKKILALVVLWCGASAALFAQSRDVSYVNSGGPLRPLQAIMDIRHNTLSLRVDIQKHTIDGYAEIDLVLSKATDTLLFDLVHLLTVHKTLVNGSGNTFKQVGDSVLIINKNGFKAGRQRVRIYYGGEPPEGTRPPWIGGFTWKTDKQGNPWVSINVQLQGAKLYYPCKDHPSDEPNEGVDLFITIPKGLSVAGPGLLQGVKAAKNNEATWHWKTNYTISNYTVVFNIGKYKVYSRPYTTVNGHTVPIQFYVLEQDTAQASKVLDMRVRDTRMMEKYYGEYPWYREKIGIAEVPNSGMEHQTMVTYSGKFKYDEYPGGLEFSGEMFHEYAHEWWANKVTNYDWSHMWIQEGSATYAEALFFLDKRGEAGYDSVMIRQRAGIRGLKPVIIPGQSEYLNSNYNTDMYSKGAFLLHTLRYVLGDEVFFPALKKFIVDVKYPYNKYFTTDEVERYYSAQSGKNLKPLFDFYLYTLNFMEFELVQTGPENYYLTIKNSPMDLPLDIMTDKGMLHTTTAGKTTRFAIKSKTPPVIDPRGWYYKKVTLR from the coding sequence TTGAAAAAGATACTTGCCTTAGTTGTTTTATGGTGCGGTGCATCGGCAGCGCTGTTTGCGCAAAGCCGCGATGTTAGTTATGTAAACTCGGGCGGGCCGCTGCGGCCGCTGCAGGCAATTATGGATATCCGCCACAATACGCTGTCGCTGCGGGTGGATATTCAAAAGCACACCATTGATGGCTATGCCGAGATCGACCTGGTGCTTTCTAAGGCTACAGATACTTTGCTGTTCGACCTGGTGCACCTGCTTACGGTACACAAAACGCTGGTTAACGGCAGCGGCAATACTTTTAAGCAGGTTGGCGATTCGGTACTCATCATCAACAAAAACGGCTTTAAGGCAGGCAGACAGCGGGTACGTATTTATTACGGCGGCGAACCACCCGAGGGCACCCGCCCGCCCTGGATCGGCGGCTTCACCTGGAAAACCGATAAGCAAGGCAACCCGTGGGTATCTATAAATGTGCAGCTGCAGGGCGCCAAACTTTACTACCCTTGTAAAGATCACCCCAGCGACGAACCAAACGAGGGGGTCGACCTGTTTATCACCATCCCCAAAGGGTTATCGGTAGCAGGGCCGGGTTTGCTGCAAGGCGTAAAAGCTGCTAAAAACAACGAGGCTACCTGGCATTGGAAAACCAATTACACCATCAGCAACTACACAGTGGTGTTTAATATCGGCAAGTACAAGGTGTACAGTCGCCCTTACACCACCGTTAACGGGCATACGGTACCCATCCAGTTTTATGTGTTGGAGCAGGATACCGCGCAGGCCAGCAAGGTGCTGGATATGCGGGTGCGCGATACCCGTATGATGGAAAAATACTATGGCGAGTACCCCTGGTACCGCGAGAAGATAGGCATAGCCGAAGTGCCGAACTCGGGCATGGAGCACCAAACCATGGTTACTTATAGCGGCAAGTTTAAGTATGATGAATACCCCGGCGGACTTGAGTTTTCGGGCGAGATGTTTCACGAGTACGCGCACGAGTGGTGGGCAAATAAGGTAACCAATTACGATTGGTCGCACATGTGGATCCAGGAAGGGTCGGCAACGTATGCCGAGGCCTTGTTCTTCCTGGATAAGCGCGGCGAAGCGGGGTATGATTCGGTAATGATCAGGCAGCGGGCGGGCATCCGCGGGTTAAAACCGGTCATCATCCCCGGCCAGAGCGAGTATTTAAACTCCAATTATAACACCGACATGTACAGCAAGGGGGCGTTTTTGCTGCATACGTTAAGATATGTTTTGGGGGACGAGGTATTTTTTCCGGCGCTTAAAAAGTTTATTGTTGATGTTAAATACCCTTACAATAAATACTTTACTACCGACGAGGTAGAGCGGTATTACTCGGCCCAATCGGGCAAAAACTTAAAGCCGCTGTTTGATTTTTACCTGTACACCCTAAATTTTATGGAGTTTGAGCTGGTGCAAACCGGCCCCGAAAACTATTACCTCACCATCAAAAACAGCCCGATGGACCTTCCGCTGGATATCATGACCGATAAAGGCATGCTGCATACTACCACCGCCGGCAAAACCACGCGCTTTGCCATCAAAAGCAAAACCCCGCCGGTTATCGATCCGAGGGGCTGGTATTATAAAAAAGTTACGCTGCGGTAA
- a CDS encoding DUF177 domain-containing protein, translating to MKSLKTYSIPFTGLKLGKHYFEYEITDAFFAEFDYSLVKKANLLCKVELEKQETMLILNFDIKGTVGATCDKCLADYPQPMDIHEQQIARFSDETMSEDDEIITLGKNDHEIAVAGLIYEYVNVALPFIATCGNEGNTEYCDREMLENLNKLSANDEQTESTDPRWEALKKLK from the coding sequence TTGAAATCGCTAAAAACATATTCAATACCTTTTACCGGCCTTAAGCTGGGTAAGCATTATTTTGAATACGAAATAACCGATGCTTTTTTTGCCGAGTTTGATTACTCGCTGGTTAAAAAAGCTAACCTTTTATGTAAGGTTGAACTGGAAAAGCAGGAAACGATGCTGATACTTAATTTTGACATTAAGGGCACCGTTGGCGCAACCTGCGATAAATGCCTGGCCGATTATCCGCAACCGATGGATATACACGAACAGCAGATAGCCCGGTTCAGCGATGAAACAATGAGCGAGGATGATGAGATTATTACCCTTGGCAAAAACGATCATGAGATTGCGGTTGCCGGGCTGATATACGAATATGTAAATGTTGCCTTGCCGTTTATTGCTACCTGCGGTAACGAGGGCAACACCGAATATTGTGACAGGGAAATGCTGGAAAACTTAAACAAGCTTTCGGCAAATGATGAACAAACTGAGAGCACTGACCCGAGATGGGAAGCCCTCAAAAAATTAAAATAA